One region of Pleuronectes platessa chromosome 18, fPlePla1.1, whole genome shotgun sequence genomic DNA includes:
- the zmym4.1 gene encoding zinc finger MYM-type protein 4 isoform X1 — protein MAATGSGDGHQRLATNQDPSVQVSCAVKEETAAESMEAVPDPELVHRSYPRLSEHGEVDYILSSDKEWEKESGAAVIPSPASPLNPSASQSSFSTNPTIRTASDRCGESGSSSEAGPEGTEVKTEEEFEINEQNVVVKGNSLEEDVKEDTDMETTSDFKEEIKDGDEDPGVSSEQEIDAKQEDEPHGCNPMAATTDDLDEMMDIGTVDQVEQEAQMKEEEQQNSPADAGNRCSPGTSSEVTMEEEADVKPNISTPPPAEDEDVKLALDQIQSSSSPSSTTTTTTGRESSSPKAAMNGMNIFNPSLPRTDPETSHADPSSPSPPLVKVKDEPVDEEYDQALISSDFTASVKDEPNTAKEDLRIGCVFSVSPAAETQTLPTAQPSTSHMLCFNCKKSLIKGQTAFQRKGSTSLFCSTACLTTSLPGTTKICYNCQKVIIRPQDVILAPDAKGVMKEFCGQNCLTSFNYKKNCSSFRVHEFTKSSPPAVGPKSRCSMCTRFCISKHEVILSGAVHKFCSDACFNRFRSVNNLSMAGCGHCGSFCHSKPLMLKMEDGNKTLCNSECLAKYKEKTKVTQPCMMCQTTRLLAETIEHRNDDDSVNLFCSSSCLMAFKVKTVSASGSRLNCDSCEKISVPAYHLAMSDTSIRNFCRLQCVKAFQEKFKKSHKHMTVFTKLPIESTQIQPGTPPQPQQFFSNVPPNLDCAQCARNITFKPEVIQIKEKMVFLCSVDCSQDFQRVNYITRLCEFCKIEKITRDAKTIDNKDCHFCSDGCKLLFRHELSKNWGKHCSSCVYCNRVSKKLVTAQYGGSTEDFCSEDCRFKYTMLFCHVAKCDTCGCKGKLKQSLPLLGEVKHFCDLTCLLKFCSHKVATQGELLKGPGEATPIIANVISLADPPTGKPDDSDRAAAQQSTFSQTQSKKTGHMSVQTDAVKLPPPPPPAAAPKILKNKALLCRPLVQDKGVSCKAQTADVESQTDVAFPEVLIVPVPVPVFVPVPMNMYSQFTPRPVCLPLPLPVPVFLPVTMNSAERIIETIQAIKEKIPSDPFEAELILMAEMVAEQDENSKPERPKGKAVEKRTERQDAPDDHTSNFSDDLDTEELTSFLNNWEDASSDAGLRSPSRGYTQEKLNPMVDVPGGRPSEPSPEPPPPAPPPMDVEADFPVETLERMSRFREEGPPAPSPPPATTRRRPGQRKARDKRGRKSQRSKAAAAASQKGSSNKDLPLELPKLNSEYGLDAWRRWIQWRQTQPNIEKPRFGSRPIELKEDVLRCTTAELSYGLCCFIAEVKRPSGERYSPDSIFYLCLGIQQYLFENSRVENIFMDRFYNKFSTEFTTMLRAFKPPVTATGYIHSRVEEDYLWDCKQLGAYSPIVLLNTLLFFCCKYFGFTAVEQHRQLSFAHVMRCTKTNLDNTKTILLRFYPPISINEAEPDPEVPSKKRKEDEAKEEILEMVENTENPLRCPVRLYEFYLSKCSESVKQRTNLFYLLPERCCVPNSPLWFSSSALDDTTMEAMLTRILTVRELHLNKSKGGEAEKSAPKDPPFIPEEEEDMDSD, from the exons ATGGCGGCTACGGGAAGTGGCGATGGACACCAGCGTCTGGCCACCAATCAAGACCCGTCGGTCCAGGTCTCCTGCGCG gtgaaggaggagacagCAGCTGAGTCCATGGAGGCGGTTCCAGACCCTGAGCTTGTTCATAGATCTTATCCAAGACTTTCTGAACATGGAGAAGTGGACTACATTCTCTCTTCTGATAAAGAATGGGAAAAAGAAAGTGGGGCAGCTGTGATCCCTTCTCCTGCATCTCCTCTGAATCCGTCTGCTTCCCAGTCGTCTTTCTCTACGAACCCGACCATCAGAACAGCTTCGGATCGTTGTGGAGAGTCAGGCAGCTCCTCGGAGGCTGGACCGGAAGGTACCGAGGTGAAAACCGAGGAAGAGTTTGAGATAAATGAACAAAATGTTGTTGTAAAGGGCAACAGCTTAGAGGAAGATGTGAAAGAAGACACAGATATGGAAACAACTTCAGATTTCAAGGAGGAGATAAAAGATGGAGACGAGGACCCAGGTGTTTCCTCTGAGCAGGAGATTGACGCGAAGCAGGAAGATGAGCCTCATGGCTGCAATCCGATGGCTGCAACAACCGATGACCTCGACGAGATGATGGACATTGGTACAGTGGATCAGGTGGAGCAGGAAGctcagatgaaagaggaggagcaaCAGAACAGTCCGGCAGATGCGGGAAACCGTTGCTCGCCTGGAACTTCATCTGAAG TGACAatggaggaggaagctgatgtGAAACCCAACATATCGACGCCTCCTCCAGCCGAAGACGAGGACGTGAAACTGGCTTTAGATCAGATCCAGTCCAGCTCCTCTCCCTCGTCCACAACCACGACCACCACAG GAAGAGAGAGCTCATCGCCAAAGGCTGCGATGAACGGGATGAACATATTTAACCCGTCACTACCAAGAACAGACCCT GAGACATCTCATGCAGATCCCTCGTCTCCCTCACCGCCTCTGGTCAAAGTGAAGGACGAGCCTGTGGACGAGGAGTACGACCAGGCTCTGATATCTTCTGACTTCACAGCGAGCGTGAAGGATGAGCCGAACACTGCCAAG GAGGACTTGAGGATCGGTTGTGTCTTCTCAGTGAGTCCAGCTGCTGAGACACAGACGCTTCCCACCGCCCAGCCGTCGACATCGCACATGCTGTGTTTCAACTGCAAGAAGAGCCTGATCAAGGGACAGACGGCGTTCCAGAGGAAGGGCTCCACGTCTCTGTTCTGCTCCACCGCCTGCCTCACCACATCCCTCCCCGGAACGACTAAGATCTGCTACAACTGCCAAAA GGTGATAATTCGACCTCAGGATGTCATCCTGGCCCCGGATGCCAAAGGAGTCATGAAGGAATTCTGCGGTCAAAACTGTTTGACCTCCTTCAACTACAAGAAAAACTGCTCCAGCTTCAGGGTGCACGAATTCACCAAATCATCACCGCCAGCAGTCGGACCAAAGtcgcgctgcagcatgtgcaccAGATTCTGCATT AGCAAACACGAGGTGATCCTGAGCGGAGCTGTCCACAAGTTCTGCAGCGACGCCTGCTTTAACCGCTTCCGCTCGGTGAACAACCTGTCCATGGCCGGCTGTGGCCACTGTGGCTCCTTCTGCCACAGCAAGCCGCTCATGCTGAAGATGGAGGACGGCAACAAGACTCTGTGCAACTCTGAATGTCTGGCCAAGTACAAAGAG AAAACCAAGGTGACTCAGCCTTGTATGATGTGTCAAACAACCCGCCTGCTGGCCGAGACGATTGAACACAGAAACGACGACGACTCTGTGAACctcttctgcagcagcagctgtttgatGGCATTCAAGGTCAAAACTGTCAGCGCCTCAG GTTCTCGGTTGAATTGCGATAGTTGTGAGAAGATCTCCGTTCCGGCCTACCACCTCGCCATGTCCGATACGTCCATCAGGAACTTCTGCAGGCTACAGTGTGTCAAGGCTTTTCAG GAGAAGTTCAAGAAGTCCCACAAACATATGACTGTTTTCACCAAGTTGCCCATTGAATCCACGCAAATCCAGCCGGGCACTCCCCCCCAGCCTCAGCAATTCTTCTCCAACGTGCCGCCCAACCTGGACTGTGCCCAGTGCGCCCGCAACATCACGTTCAAGCCTGAAGTCATCCAGATAAAG GAAAAGATGGTTTTTCTGTGCAGCGTGGATTGTTCTCAGGACTTCCAGAGGGTCAACTACATCACGAGGCTGTGTGAATTCTGTAAAATCGAGAAGATCACCAGAGACGCCAAAACGATAGACAACAAAGACTGCCACTTCTGCAGCGACG GTTGTAAGCTCctcttcagacatgaactgagtAAAAACTGGGGGAAACACTGCAGCTCGTGTGTCTACTGCAACCGTGTCTCAAAGAAGCTGGTGACGGCTCAGTACGGAGGCTCCACCGAGGACTTCTGCTCTGAGGACTGCCGGTTCAAATACACCATGCTCTTCTGTCAC GTGGCTAAGTGCGACACCTGCGGGTGCAAAGGGAAACTGAAGCAGAGTCTTCCTTTGCTGGGCGAGGTCAAACACTTCTGTGATCTGACTTGCCTGCTGAAGTTCTGCAGTCACAAGGTGGCCACACAGGGCGAGCTGCTGAAAg GACCAGGTGAGGCCACACCCATCATCGCCAACGTCATCTCGCTTGCAGACCCTCCAACGGGGAAACCTGACGACTccgacagagcagcagctcagcaaa GCACATTCTCACAGACTCAATCAAAGAAAACTGGACAT ATGAGTGTCCAGACGGATGCGGTgaaacttcctcctcctcctcctcctgctgctgccccgAAAATCCTGAAGAACAAGGCTCTTCTCTGTCGCCCCCTGGTGCAGGATAAAGGGGTTTCCTGTAAAGCGCAGACGGCTGATGTTGAATCACAGACAG ACGTTGCTTTCCCAGAAGTGTTGATCGTGCCTGTCCCAGTTCCCGTGTTTGTTCCCGTACCCATGAACATGTACAGCCAGTTTACACCCAGACCCGTGTGCCTGCCTCTACCG CTGCCCGTGCccgtgttccttcctgtgacgATGAACAGCGCAGAACGCATCATAGAGACCATCCAGGCCATCAAGGAAAAGATCCCGTCGGATCCTTTCGAGGCCGAGCTCATCCTCATGGCTGAGATGGTGGCGGAACAAGATGAGAACAGCAAACCGGAGCGACCGAAGGGGAAAGCGGTGGAGAAAAGGACGGAGAGACAAGACGCCCCTGATG ACCACACCAGTAACTTTAGTGACGATCTGGATACAGAAGAATTGACCAGTTTCCTCAACAACTGGGAGGACGCCTCCTCCGACGCGGGCCTCAGGTCACCGAGTCGCGGGTACACGCAGGAGAAGCTCAACCCGATGGTAGATGTTCCTGGGGGGCGGCCCAGCGAACCTTCCCCTGAACCCCCGCCTCCGGCTCCACCTCCCATGGACGTCGAAGCTGACTTCCCTGTCG AAACACTGGAGAGGATGTCCCGGTTCAGAGAGGAGGGCCCTCCAGCTCCGAGCCCCCCGCCTGCGACCACACGACGACGACCAGGTCAAAGGAAAGCCCGGGATAAAAGG GGTCGTAAGTCGCAGCGGTCCAAGGCGGCTGCAGCGGCATCTCAGAAAGGCTCCTCCAACAAGGATCTGCCTTTGGAATTGCCAAAACTGAACAGTGAGTACGGACTTGACGCCTGGAGGCGATGGATCCAGTGGAGACAAACTCAGCCCAACATAGAGAAACCGCGCTTCGGCT CTCGTCCCATCGAGCTGAAGGAGGATGTCCTCCGATGCACCACGGCCGAGCTGAGCTACGGACTCTGCTGCTTCATCGCCGAGGTGAAACGACCAAGCGGAGAGCGGTACTCCCCCGACAGCATCTTCTACCTCTGCCTCGGCATCCAACAG TACCTGTTTGAGAACAGTCGAGTGGAGAATATATTCATGGATCGCTTCTACAACAAGTTCTCCACTGAGTTCACGACCATGCTGAGAGCTTTCAAGCCCCCGGTCACGGCCACTG GTTACATCCATTCCCGTGTGGAGGAGGACTATCTTTGGGACTGTAAACAGCTGGGGGCGTACTCCCCCATCGTCCTCCTCAACACCctgctcttcttctgctgcaaGTACTTTGGCTTCACCGCGGTGGAGCAGCACCGTCAGCTGTCCTTCGCCCACGTCATGCGCTGCACCAAAACCAACCTGGACAACACCAAAACCATTTTACTGCGCTTCTACCCGCCCATATCCATAAATGAAGCAGAGCCAG ATCCAGAGGTTCCGTCTAAGAAGCGTAAGGAGGACGAAGCTAAAGAGGAAATCCTGGAGATGGTGGAGAACACGGAGAACCCTCTCCGCTGTCCGGTTCGACTCTACGAGTTCTACCTCTCCAAGTG CTCGGAGTCGGTCAAGCAGCGCACCAACCTGTTCTACCTTCTCCCGGAGCGCTGCTGCGTCCCCAACAGCCCCCTGTggttctcctcctccgctctgGACGACACCACCATGGAGGCGATGCTCACTCGCATCCTCACCGTCAGAGAACTGCATCTCAACAAGAGCAAAGGGggagaggctgaaaagagcGCACCCAAGGATCCACCCTTTAtacctgaagaggaggaagacatgGATTCAGACTGA
- the zmym4.1 gene encoding zinc finger MYM-type protein 4 isoform X2, with protein MLLMAEVKEETAAESMEAVPDPELVHRSYPRLSEHGEVDYILSSDKEWEKESGAAVIPSPASPLNPSASQSSFSTNPTIRTASDRCGESGSSSEAGPEGTEVKTEEEFEINEQNVVVKGNSLEEDVKEDTDMETTSDFKEEIKDGDEDPGVSSEQEIDAKQEDEPHGCNPMAATTDDLDEMMDIGTVDQVEQEAQMKEEEQQNSPADAGNRCSPGTSSEVTMEEEADVKPNISTPPPAEDEDVKLALDQIQSSSSPSSTTTTTTGRESSSPKAAMNGMNIFNPSLPRTDPETSHADPSSPSPPLVKVKDEPVDEEYDQALISSDFTASVKDEPNTAKEDLRIGCVFSVSPAAETQTLPTAQPSTSHMLCFNCKKSLIKGQTAFQRKGSTSLFCSTACLTTSLPGTTKICYNCQKVIIRPQDVILAPDAKGVMKEFCGQNCLTSFNYKKNCSSFRVHEFTKSSPPAVGPKSRCSMCTRFCISKHEVILSGAVHKFCSDACFNRFRSVNNLSMAGCGHCGSFCHSKPLMLKMEDGNKTLCNSECLAKYKEKTKVTQPCMMCQTTRLLAETIEHRNDDDSVNLFCSSSCLMAFKVKTVSASGSRLNCDSCEKISVPAYHLAMSDTSIRNFCRLQCVKAFQEKFKKSHKHMTVFTKLPIESTQIQPGTPPQPQQFFSNVPPNLDCAQCARNITFKPEVIQIKEKMVFLCSVDCSQDFQRVNYITRLCEFCKIEKITRDAKTIDNKDCHFCSDGCKLLFRHELSKNWGKHCSSCVYCNRVSKKLVTAQYGGSTEDFCSEDCRFKYTMLFCHVAKCDTCGCKGKLKQSLPLLGEVKHFCDLTCLLKFCSHKVATQGELLKGPGEATPIIANVISLADPPTGKPDDSDRAAAQQSTFSQTQSKKTGHMSVQTDAVKLPPPPPPAAAPKILKNKALLCRPLVQDKGVSCKAQTADVESQTDVAFPEVLIVPVPVPVFVPVPMNMYSQFTPRPVCLPLPLPVPVFLPVTMNSAERIIETIQAIKEKIPSDPFEAELILMAEMVAEQDENSKPERPKGKAVEKRTERQDAPDDHTSNFSDDLDTEELTSFLNNWEDASSDAGLRSPSRGYTQEKLNPMVDVPGGRPSEPSPEPPPPAPPPMDVEADFPVETLERMSRFREEGPPAPSPPPATTRRRPGQRKARDKRGRKSQRSKAAAAASQKGSSNKDLPLELPKLNSEYGLDAWRRWIQWRQTQPNIEKPRFGSRPIELKEDVLRCTTAELSYGLCCFIAEVKRPSGERYSPDSIFYLCLGIQQYLFENSRVENIFMDRFYNKFSTEFTTMLRAFKPPVTATGYIHSRVEEDYLWDCKQLGAYSPIVLLNTLLFFCCKYFGFTAVEQHRQLSFAHVMRCTKTNLDNTKTILLRFYPPISINEAEPDPEVPSKKRKEDEAKEEILEMVENTENPLRCPVRLYEFYLSKCSESVKQRTNLFYLLPERCCVPNSPLWFSSSALDDTTMEAMLTRILTVRELHLNKSKGGEAEKSAPKDPPFIPEEEEDMDSD; from the exons ATGCTGCTGATGGCTGAG gtgaaggaggagacagCAGCTGAGTCCATGGAGGCGGTTCCAGACCCTGAGCTTGTTCATAGATCTTATCCAAGACTTTCTGAACATGGAGAAGTGGACTACATTCTCTCTTCTGATAAAGAATGGGAAAAAGAAAGTGGGGCAGCTGTGATCCCTTCTCCTGCATCTCCTCTGAATCCGTCTGCTTCCCAGTCGTCTTTCTCTACGAACCCGACCATCAGAACAGCTTCGGATCGTTGTGGAGAGTCAGGCAGCTCCTCGGAGGCTGGACCGGAAGGTACCGAGGTGAAAACCGAGGAAGAGTTTGAGATAAATGAACAAAATGTTGTTGTAAAGGGCAACAGCTTAGAGGAAGATGTGAAAGAAGACACAGATATGGAAACAACTTCAGATTTCAAGGAGGAGATAAAAGATGGAGACGAGGACCCAGGTGTTTCCTCTGAGCAGGAGATTGACGCGAAGCAGGAAGATGAGCCTCATGGCTGCAATCCGATGGCTGCAACAACCGATGACCTCGACGAGATGATGGACATTGGTACAGTGGATCAGGTGGAGCAGGAAGctcagatgaaagaggaggagcaaCAGAACAGTCCGGCAGATGCGGGAAACCGTTGCTCGCCTGGAACTTCATCTGAAG TGACAatggaggaggaagctgatgtGAAACCCAACATATCGACGCCTCCTCCAGCCGAAGACGAGGACGTGAAACTGGCTTTAGATCAGATCCAGTCCAGCTCCTCTCCCTCGTCCACAACCACGACCACCACAG GAAGAGAGAGCTCATCGCCAAAGGCTGCGATGAACGGGATGAACATATTTAACCCGTCACTACCAAGAACAGACCCT GAGACATCTCATGCAGATCCCTCGTCTCCCTCACCGCCTCTGGTCAAAGTGAAGGACGAGCCTGTGGACGAGGAGTACGACCAGGCTCTGATATCTTCTGACTTCACAGCGAGCGTGAAGGATGAGCCGAACACTGCCAAG GAGGACTTGAGGATCGGTTGTGTCTTCTCAGTGAGTCCAGCTGCTGAGACACAGACGCTTCCCACCGCCCAGCCGTCGACATCGCACATGCTGTGTTTCAACTGCAAGAAGAGCCTGATCAAGGGACAGACGGCGTTCCAGAGGAAGGGCTCCACGTCTCTGTTCTGCTCCACCGCCTGCCTCACCACATCCCTCCCCGGAACGACTAAGATCTGCTACAACTGCCAAAA GGTGATAATTCGACCTCAGGATGTCATCCTGGCCCCGGATGCCAAAGGAGTCATGAAGGAATTCTGCGGTCAAAACTGTTTGACCTCCTTCAACTACAAGAAAAACTGCTCCAGCTTCAGGGTGCACGAATTCACCAAATCATCACCGCCAGCAGTCGGACCAAAGtcgcgctgcagcatgtgcaccAGATTCTGCATT AGCAAACACGAGGTGATCCTGAGCGGAGCTGTCCACAAGTTCTGCAGCGACGCCTGCTTTAACCGCTTCCGCTCGGTGAACAACCTGTCCATGGCCGGCTGTGGCCACTGTGGCTCCTTCTGCCACAGCAAGCCGCTCATGCTGAAGATGGAGGACGGCAACAAGACTCTGTGCAACTCTGAATGTCTGGCCAAGTACAAAGAG AAAACCAAGGTGACTCAGCCTTGTATGATGTGTCAAACAACCCGCCTGCTGGCCGAGACGATTGAACACAGAAACGACGACGACTCTGTGAACctcttctgcagcagcagctgtttgatGGCATTCAAGGTCAAAACTGTCAGCGCCTCAG GTTCTCGGTTGAATTGCGATAGTTGTGAGAAGATCTCCGTTCCGGCCTACCACCTCGCCATGTCCGATACGTCCATCAGGAACTTCTGCAGGCTACAGTGTGTCAAGGCTTTTCAG GAGAAGTTCAAGAAGTCCCACAAACATATGACTGTTTTCACCAAGTTGCCCATTGAATCCACGCAAATCCAGCCGGGCACTCCCCCCCAGCCTCAGCAATTCTTCTCCAACGTGCCGCCCAACCTGGACTGTGCCCAGTGCGCCCGCAACATCACGTTCAAGCCTGAAGTCATCCAGATAAAG GAAAAGATGGTTTTTCTGTGCAGCGTGGATTGTTCTCAGGACTTCCAGAGGGTCAACTACATCACGAGGCTGTGTGAATTCTGTAAAATCGAGAAGATCACCAGAGACGCCAAAACGATAGACAACAAAGACTGCCACTTCTGCAGCGACG GTTGTAAGCTCctcttcagacatgaactgagtAAAAACTGGGGGAAACACTGCAGCTCGTGTGTCTACTGCAACCGTGTCTCAAAGAAGCTGGTGACGGCTCAGTACGGAGGCTCCACCGAGGACTTCTGCTCTGAGGACTGCCGGTTCAAATACACCATGCTCTTCTGTCAC GTGGCTAAGTGCGACACCTGCGGGTGCAAAGGGAAACTGAAGCAGAGTCTTCCTTTGCTGGGCGAGGTCAAACACTTCTGTGATCTGACTTGCCTGCTGAAGTTCTGCAGTCACAAGGTGGCCACACAGGGCGAGCTGCTGAAAg GACCAGGTGAGGCCACACCCATCATCGCCAACGTCATCTCGCTTGCAGACCCTCCAACGGGGAAACCTGACGACTccgacagagcagcagctcagcaaa GCACATTCTCACAGACTCAATCAAAGAAAACTGGACAT ATGAGTGTCCAGACGGATGCGGTgaaacttcctcctcctcctcctcctgctgctgccccgAAAATCCTGAAGAACAAGGCTCTTCTCTGTCGCCCCCTGGTGCAGGATAAAGGGGTTTCCTGTAAAGCGCAGACGGCTGATGTTGAATCACAGACAG ACGTTGCTTTCCCAGAAGTGTTGATCGTGCCTGTCCCAGTTCCCGTGTTTGTTCCCGTACCCATGAACATGTACAGCCAGTTTACACCCAGACCCGTGTGCCTGCCTCTACCG CTGCCCGTGCccgtgttccttcctgtgacgATGAACAGCGCAGAACGCATCATAGAGACCATCCAGGCCATCAAGGAAAAGATCCCGTCGGATCCTTTCGAGGCCGAGCTCATCCTCATGGCTGAGATGGTGGCGGAACAAGATGAGAACAGCAAACCGGAGCGACCGAAGGGGAAAGCGGTGGAGAAAAGGACGGAGAGACAAGACGCCCCTGATG ACCACACCAGTAACTTTAGTGACGATCTGGATACAGAAGAATTGACCAGTTTCCTCAACAACTGGGAGGACGCCTCCTCCGACGCGGGCCTCAGGTCACCGAGTCGCGGGTACACGCAGGAGAAGCTCAACCCGATGGTAGATGTTCCTGGGGGGCGGCCCAGCGAACCTTCCCCTGAACCCCCGCCTCCGGCTCCACCTCCCATGGACGTCGAAGCTGACTTCCCTGTCG AAACACTGGAGAGGATGTCCCGGTTCAGAGAGGAGGGCCCTCCAGCTCCGAGCCCCCCGCCTGCGACCACACGACGACGACCAGGTCAAAGGAAAGCCCGGGATAAAAGG GGTCGTAAGTCGCAGCGGTCCAAGGCGGCTGCAGCGGCATCTCAGAAAGGCTCCTCCAACAAGGATCTGCCTTTGGAATTGCCAAAACTGAACAGTGAGTACGGACTTGACGCCTGGAGGCGATGGATCCAGTGGAGACAAACTCAGCCCAACATAGAGAAACCGCGCTTCGGCT CTCGTCCCATCGAGCTGAAGGAGGATGTCCTCCGATGCACCACGGCCGAGCTGAGCTACGGACTCTGCTGCTTCATCGCCGAGGTGAAACGACCAAGCGGAGAGCGGTACTCCCCCGACAGCATCTTCTACCTCTGCCTCGGCATCCAACAG TACCTGTTTGAGAACAGTCGAGTGGAGAATATATTCATGGATCGCTTCTACAACAAGTTCTCCACTGAGTTCACGACCATGCTGAGAGCTTTCAAGCCCCCGGTCACGGCCACTG GTTACATCCATTCCCGTGTGGAGGAGGACTATCTTTGGGACTGTAAACAGCTGGGGGCGTACTCCCCCATCGTCCTCCTCAACACCctgctcttcttctgctgcaaGTACTTTGGCTTCACCGCGGTGGAGCAGCACCGTCAGCTGTCCTTCGCCCACGTCATGCGCTGCACCAAAACCAACCTGGACAACACCAAAACCATTTTACTGCGCTTCTACCCGCCCATATCCATAAATGAAGCAGAGCCAG ATCCAGAGGTTCCGTCTAAGAAGCGTAAGGAGGACGAAGCTAAAGAGGAAATCCTGGAGATGGTGGAGAACACGGAGAACCCTCTCCGCTGTCCGGTTCGACTCTACGAGTTCTACCTCTCCAAGTG CTCGGAGTCGGTCAAGCAGCGCACCAACCTGTTCTACCTTCTCCCGGAGCGCTGCTGCGTCCCCAACAGCCCCCTGTggttctcctcctccgctctgGACGACACCACCATGGAGGCGATGCTCACTCGCATCCTCACCGTCAGAGAACTGCATCTCAACAAGAGCAAAGGGggagaggctgaaaagagcGCACCCAAGGATCCACCCTTTAtacctgaagaggaggaagacatgGATTCAGACTGA